ATTTTAATCTGTATAAATATAACTATTCTTATTCTTACATTAGGTTGCAAAATTGACATAAAATagttatttcaaattcaaaacgAATAGGTATTTTTGCTCAATGTCTTGTATATGTCCCATACGAGCATGTTATCAACTTCAGCAAGAATATATCAAAGTCCATCCCGAGAAAAAATTAGGCAAACACCAAAATCAATAATTAAACATCCAAGCATTAGAAGGCAAGAAATTGAGAGAACTTATTATGATTTGTCATTTATACATGCACAAAAGCTCAAGCATCATTGATATTGAACATAAAAAAACCTAACAAGAATACTTGAACCAAAACCTAATCATCCCAAGAACAGATTCAAACAACACAAGGTTAGACCTGAAACTACCATATGCACCTACGATAGTAAGTCCAGTAGTTATTCTTACTCCTAAATTGTACTACAGAAGTTGCTGGAAAAGTATACTATATTTCCAGATTTGAAGATCAAGACTGAACAGCATGAGAGAATTCTTTTTCAGTGTAAATCACATATATAGAAAGGAACCCTTTCTTTCTATAATATATTCCCGATTTGAAGCAAAGTGATTGAACAACATGAAACAATTCTTTTTCTTTGTAAATTGCATATATAGAGGGAATTCCTTTATGAAAAGAACAATAGACAAAAAGAACCGAAAGCACAACAATGTGGTGAACAATGATCATGTGTCATTTTATTCCATTAAAAATAAGtcataggaaaaaaaaaagtacTATGATATAGTTCATATGTTTAGCAGAGAAAAAGACAGTCCACTTCTTATACTTAAACAAGAACTGTATTTACTTTATCTGACATTTTAATGAAATATGCTATAGAACGCTTCAAGAATGTTTCAGAGTAAACTTAGAATTGTGATGTCATTACCTTGAATACAGGAGATTCCTAAACAAGACTGTATTTCCTTTATCAGGCATTTTAATGAAATATGCTATAGAACGCTTCAAGAATGTTTCAGAGTAAACTTAGAATTGTGATGTTATTACCTTGAATACAGGAGGTTCCACATCATCTACAATTACTCTATCCACGTCAGGATTCCCAATAAGACCAAAGAATTGAGCATTAAATACAGGAGAGCGAGCGGCGAGAATTTGCTTGTGTGCTTGAAATGTCTCATCCCCAACCTGGAAAACTATGTCAGAGCCAATGCCAGATTTTAATAACTCCTTTAGGCATTGACCCAAGTCTGATGATGGAACATTGATGGAAAACTGGGTTGGTGTTTCGATGCGGTTTCTAACGACGCCCACTGTGCAATGCATGACCAAACAATCATCCTTGAGATAGTCTGATGTTTCTAAGGCTGTTCTTCTGTAAAATCTCTTGTAACCCCTAGTAAAATGTAAAAAATCAACtagaattttaatataaaaatattatcataaGAAAAGCTTAGTATGATAATTACATCAGCAACAAGACTATAAAAAGGAAATAAGAATACAAAAGATTAGAAAGCTAGAGAGAATATTAAGGTTGAGAATTTAATACAATAGAATGGTAGAACCACAAACTGAAGATAGATTGGGAATACATGTCTAGCAACAAAAATGAACCTCATTATCTGCAACAAACTTAGAGAAACATTTCAAGAGTAATACCCAAAAGATTGAAGTATTGAGAACATTGTTTACAATGAAGGTGTGAATAAATTGTTAGAATCGAAGTGTGAATAAATGCCAAATCAAAGTTCAAAAGAGACAACTCTGAAACATGTTTTCTTGATATCCAATAAAGAACCAGAAAAAGAGTTGTTTGATGAGATATTCACAGTATAGAAAAGGATAATGATAGATCAAATCAGACTGTTAAGAAGGTTACATAGTAGATGTACGTAGACAACCAAATATAGGTAGAAGATAAAAGAAAATATGATAAACAAAATGACGCAAAGGAGGATATGACTGGTACATAGACATTTCAAGGCTTATACGTTACAATAATTCAAAGGCTTACAATGAACTTATATATTTCATTTTCTTCTAAAATTACTCATAAGAATGAGTCGGAGATTTACAGAAATCCAAAATCTAATGTGCATTTTGCATATCATCAATATTTACATTGATGTGTTTGAATTCATATTTACATTGACGGTATCACAGCATGTCATAGCACAACCTCCTGCCCACCCCCTACATTTCCAATTTTCCCCCCTCGTCATAGTCGGCATAAACTGTAGACCAGGCCATGACTGCACTCTGCTCTAGGGTTTTAAATTTTCTCCAGAATTAAGCTCACCCAGATCCAAGGGTCAAGAACCCAGACCGAAACTGGCTATAACCCCAACAATCTGTGCACACCTCTCCCAACCAACACTATTGCTTTCACGTTAGTTAACGATCATCTTTTACCTTCTACTACAAGATGGGAGTGAACACAATGGCACACTTGATCTGCTACATGACCACACTAAAAATgttatttaagaaaaattcaattTTGCAATTGATTTGAGCACTTTTAGTCTTAATATTCTATTgtataagagagagagagagagagagagagagagagagagagagagagagagagagagagagcagaaGAATGAGACTTGGTAGCAGTGACTTAAAATTTGCTGATATTAAAGCTACGATTTCTAAGCAAAACAGCATCTTCCTCTCTCTCTTCTTAAATTATGCTTCAATTTGATGCATCATGAATCAAAGTTATATTCTATTTGTCTTTTGATATACTATCTGCATGATTTAAAATTAGTTTAGTTATTGAATGTAACTTTCAGCATTTCTCTTTCTCAGAATTGAAGCCACACTTAAGACATGTATTTTCTCTCTTCTAAAATCTTTTCCCTCCTCCCGCTTTCAAAGCTATCAGCTAAAACTTTAGCATCCTCCTAACTTTTCTCTTCTCCCAAAGTAGATGCTGAAATGCTAGTTTCAGTTCTTTGGTCCACAATTTTTATCTGCATCTCAACatcatcctctctctctctctctctctctctctctctctctctcaagtcTCAAGTAAATGTCACAATTTTACTGTCTCTTCTATGCCATTCTCTTCTAGAAATAAATATCAGACAGTACTCAAATTTTCTCAATTTAACTTGTTTATGTAAAAAGAGATGGTATTGAAACCTTAGTCTATCATATTTCTCTGAGAAACTTCACAATTTGTCAATTCATTTTCATAAATCAGTATCCTACGTTATATTTAGTTTGAGAGGCAATTAAGGAAGAAGAATTTACTCATTTTGCAGATGAAATTAACTCAACCAACTTCAACTCAAAGCAACCTATCTCAAAGTCTCTCAATCATTGCACTCGAAGACAATGAGTagaataaagcaaaagaatagaGTGCTAAAGAGTAAACGAAGCAACCTTAGGTAAACTCAATTCATACATCTCAATTTGAATCACTTTGTTTATAGAAATAGTAGAGAGAAATTATTCAAAGAAACATAAATTTGGAGTATAAAAATAGTAAAACGAGCAAGATTTTTCATTCCGAGAGAGACAACACAGGACTCACCACATGCTCCCCCTATACTTGAGCGTGTACGGCCCGCCCTCCAGCGCCCGCTCAAAATGACTGTGTACCTTGTGGTTCCCCTTTCCGCTCTGATCGATCATGGTGAGCTCAAAGAGCGCCCGCACGTCGGTACCCTCGCTGGCAAGGGCGATGAAGACGGACACATAGAGGGAGTTGTCCTCGGGGTTCTTACCGTCAGGGTAAAAGTATATAGCCCACTGGAAACCCCCCACGGCGAAGGTGTCGCTTGACATGTACTTCCCCGACCCCATCCCCTTGGCCAGCGAGAAACCCTTGATGGTGTACTCGTGCGAGCCGTTCACGGTCTCGCAGATCGATTTCGAGCGGGATACGTTGAGCCCATTCTGCTCTCCATGTCCGGCCTTCCCCTTCTCCGTCTCCTTCTCCATATCATTCCAGAGGCCGAGATTGGAAGGTCTCGCTCCCGCTCCGGCCTCCGGGCCGCCTGAACCCTAACCCTAACCGAAGTTCCTCCCGACTTCAACGCGAATCGGCGGAGGATGGAAATGCCGGGAATCCGAAATCGATTTAGGAGGACAATTTCGCGCAGCGTGAACGGCGGCGAACCGATCGGAGCAGGGAGAGGGAGCGGGGAGGGGCGAAGAAAACGCCGCGGACGACGAAAAGGGCGAG
This region of Zingiber officinale cultivar Zhangliang chromosome 9A, Zo_v1.1, whole genome shotgun sequence genomic DNA includes:
- the LOC122020346 gene encoding BTB/POZ and MATH domain-containing protein 3-like isoform X2; the protein is MEKETEKGKAGHGEQNGLNVSRSKSICETVNGSHEYTIKGFSLAKGMGSGKYMSSDTFAVGGFQWAIYFYPDGKNPEDNSLYVSVFIALASEGTDVRALFELTMIDQSGKGNHKVHSHFERALEGGPYTLKYRGSMWGYKRFYRRTALETSDYLKDDCLVMHCTVGVVRNRIETPTQFSINVPSSDLGQCLKELLKSGIGSDIVFQVGDETFQAHKQILAARSPVFNAQFFGLIGNPDVDRVIVDDVEPPVFKAMLIFIYSDELPDVHELIGSVSMSTSTIIIQHLLAAADRYGLERLSLLCEAKLCEGITADTVATTLALAEQHQCVQLKNVCLKFIAIRENLGD
- the LOC122020346 gene encoding BTB/POZ and MATH domain-containing protein 3-like isoform X1, with amino-acid sequence MEKETEKGKAGHGEQNGLNVSRSKSICETVNGSHEYTIKGFSLAKGMGSGKYMSSDTFAVGGFQWAIYFYPDGKNPEDNSLYVSVFIALASEGTDVRALFELTMIDQSGKGNHKVHSHFERALEGGPYTLKYRGSMWGYKRFYRRTALETSDYLKDDCLVMHCTVGVVRNRIETPTQFSINVPSSDLGQCLKELLKSGIGSDIVFQVGDETFQAHKQILAARSPVFNAQFFGLIGNPDVDRVIVDDVEPPVFKAMLIFIYSDELPDVHELIGSVSMSTSTIIIQHLLAAADRYGLERLSLLCEAKLCEGITADTVATTLALAEQHQCVQLKNVCLKFIAIRENLGAVMQTEGFDYLEATCPTVLAELLETVAVVDDDSGSACRKRSVSSNLGLNSLDSVDVSGRRLRRRM